A stretch of Lathyrus oleraceus cultivar Zhongwan6 chromosome 6, CAAS_Psat_ZW6_1.0, whole genome shotgun sequence DNA encodes these proteins:
- the LOC127095018 gene encoding uncharacterized protein LOC127095018 has translation MPAKFKLPEFEKYKGSSCPQTHLVIYVRKMSMYTNDQRMLIHCFQDSLTGAALRWYMGLDSSQIKTFNDLGEAFIKHYKYNLDNVPDRDHLRSMQQREKETFREYAQRWREIAAQVVPPMEEKEITKVFLKTLDTFYYERMIASAPTDFTDMVNMGVRLEEAVREGRLVREGSSSSSGAKRYGGFMKKKEQETNVVSYNHPRRINYPYHSQHQHIAAVTPVITSAPVQVQYPQQRTNRFQQNTQYQQQHQPQQHQHQLQQRPPQQQRRTNFDPIPMSYAELYPALITKNLVQPRPRPLVPEVLPWWYKPEVSCPFHQNAPGHDLDNCFALKLEVQKLTRAGILTFKNMGPNVKDNPVPSHGPSSVNNIEVCLNEQRVTKIEEIRRSLVEIHSVLCAHGLFQHDHQICGTCSVNSRGCRKIQDDLQGVLDQGLIQISRQVSSPESQEQEVNVIIPCFNILEKVEIAYHPREPVVICPPGSMPYTSDKAVPYRYAATIIENGKEVEIKTLASVTNIAANSRMTRSGRVFAPPVIPSRNVEKDPVVVVPVTREAEGQTSNSTLDKETDELLRIIKLSDYKVVDQLLQTPSKISILSLLLNSAVHREALLKVLDQAFVEQDITAEQFNNVVGSITSCNGLGFCDEELPEEGKNHNFALHISANCQGDSLSNILIDTGSSLNVMPKSTLLKLKYKGGQMRHSGIIVKAFDGSRKTVIGEVDLPIGIGPHVFQITFQVMDIVPAYSCLLGRPWIHEAGAITSTLHQKLKFVKNGQIVTVNGEQAMLISHLSSFSVIEVDETAVETPFQTLTIDDHKKSEGSIASFKDAQQIVKTGPTEIWGKVIELPENVNHTGLGFVGGKQVQTSVVRSFKDIFHSGGFINMVAVEEDNFEKKTEDEGPRFVTPGLEFRKNTIYLGHQKLLKPNHPYCRLQKAFIGEQKFESAQKHLNGNEFYQRKKNLNVVFGKKKDGLLERNILKKISMFFDLPYWSTLDARHCLDVMHV, from the coding sequence ATGCCAGCAAAATTTAAACTACCAgaatttgaaaagtacaaaggaagTTCTTGTCCACAGACCCATTTGGTTATATACGTGCGAAAGATGTCAATGTACACCAACGACCAAAGGATGCTCATTCATTGTTTTCAAGACAGCCTTACCGGTGCAGCTTTACGCtggtatatgggattagacagtTCTCAGATCAAGACTTTCAACGATTTAGGCGAGGCCTTTATCAAACATTACAAATACAACCTTGATAATGTGCCAGACCGAGATCACTTGAGGTCCATGCAACAAAGAGAAAAGGAGACATTCCGTGAATACGCGCAAAGGTGGCGCGAAATTGCAGCACAGGTTGTTCCACCTATGGAAGAAAAGGAGATAACGAAAGTGTTCTTAAAGACTCTTGATACTttttattacgagaggatgattgCAAGCGCTCCTACAGACTTTACTGACATGGTAAACATGGGAGTCCGTTTAGAGGAAGCGGTTCGAGAAGGGCGTCTAGTCAGAGAAGGAAGTTCATCTTCAAGCGGGGCAAAGAGGTACGGCGGTTTTATGAAAAAGAAGGAACAAGAAACTAATGTTGTGTCCTATAATCATCCAAGAAGGATCAATTATCCTTACCATTCCCAACACCAACATATAGCAGCCGTGACTCCAGTAATCACTTCCGCTCCAGTTCAAGTCCAATACCCTCAGCAGCGTACCAACCGCTTCCAACAGAAtactcagtatcagcaacaacatcaacctcaacaacatcaacatcagtTACAACAACGTCCACCACAGCAGCAAAGAAGAAccaattttgatccaattccaatgtcatatgcagaattgtatccagCTTTGATCACTAAAAACCTTGTGCAACCACGACCACGACCTCTTGTACCAGAAGTGCTACcttggtggtacaagccagaggTATCTTGTCCCTTTCATCAGAATGCTCCAGGTCATGACTTAGACAACTGTTTTGCTTTAAAGTTGGAAGTACAGAAGTTGACAAGAGCAGGTATCCTGACCTTCAAGAACATGGGTCCAAATGTGAAGGACAATCCAGTGCCAAGTCATGGTCCTTCATCAGTGAACAATATAGAAGTTTGTCTCAATGAACAACGTGTTACGAAGATAGAGGAGATTCGGCGGTCTTTGGTTGAAATTCATTCTGTTTTATGTGCTCATGGTCTATTCCAACATGACCACCAGATCTGTGGTACATGTTCAGTCAATTCAAGAGGTTGTAGGAAGATTCAAGATGATTTGCAAGGCGTCCTTGATCAGGGTTTGATTCAGATTTCTAGACAAGTGAGTTCTCCAGAATCACAAGAACAAGAAGTGAATGTCATCATTCCTTGCTTCAACATTCTAGAGAAAGTAGAGATAGCTTATCATCCGAGGGAGCCGGTGGTGATTTGCCCTCCGGGCTCAATGCCTTACACTTCAGATAAAGCGGTCCCCTACCGCTATGCAGCAACTATTATTGAGAACGGTAAAGAGGTCGAGATTAAAACCTTAGCCTCAGTTACCAATATCGCAGCAAATAGCCGAATGACGCGCAGTGGCCGCGTGTTCGCTCCGCCGGTTATCCCAAGTAGAAATGTTGAGAAAGATCCAGTAGTCGTGGTACCAGTGACAAGAGAAGCAGAAGGGCAAACAAGCAATTCAACCCTTGACAAAGAAACAGATGAACTACTCAGAATTATCAAGCTCAGTGACTACAAAGTGGTAGATCAGTTGCTACAGACACCATCAAAAATCTCGATCCTGTCCTTATTATTGAACTCAGCTGTCCACAGAGAAGCACTACTGAAGGTGCTTGATCAAGCCTTTGTAGAACAGGATATAACAGCAGAGCAGTTCAATAATGTTGTAGGCAGCATCACTTCGTGCAATGGCTTAggcttttgtgatgaagaactgCCAGAAGAAGGAAAGAATCACAACTTCGCTCTCCATATCTCAGCCAATTGTCAAGGGGATTCTTTGTCTAATATCCTAATTGACACCGGTTCATCTCTAAATGTCATGCCCAAGTCTACCTTGTTGAAGCTAAAGTACAAAGGGGGGCAAATGCGGCACAGTGGAATTATTGTGAAAGCGTTCGATGGATCAAGAAAAACAGTCATTGGAGAAGTTGATTTGCCTATTGGTATTGGACCACACGTattccagatcactttccaggttatggacataGTGCCAGCTTATAGCTGTCTACTCGGAcgcccatggattcatgaggcgggTGCCATTACATCCACGttacaccaaaagttaaagtttgtcaagaatgggcAAATAGTGACGGTTAATGGGGAGCAGGCTATGCTGATTAGCCACCTTTCATCGTTTAGTGTGATAGAAGTAGATGAGACGGCTGTTGAAACTCCATTTCAGACCCTGACCATTGATGATCACAAGAAAAGTGAAGGTTCAATCGCGTCATTCAAAGACGCCCAGCAGATTGTCAAGACAGGTCCTACAGAAATATGGGGCAAGGTGATAGAGTTGCCAGAAAACGTTAACCATACAGGATTAGGCTTTGTTGGTGGAAAACAAGTGCAGACTTCAGTGGTGCGATCTTTCAAAGATATCTTTCACAGCGGTGGGTTTATCAACATGGTAGCAGTTGAAGAGGATAATTTTGAGAAAAAGACAGAAGACGAAGGCCCCAGATTTGTGACACCagga